One Phaseolus vulgaris cultivar G19833 chromosome 2, P. vulgaris v2.0, whole genome shotgun sequence DNA window includes the following coding sequences:
- the LOC137809710 gene encoding agamous-like MADS-box protein AGL30: MGRVKLKIKRLENTNGRQATYAKRKNGIMKKAAELSILCDIDIILLMFAPNGKPSVCRGRRSNLEEVIAKFAQLTPQERAKRKLETLEALKKTFKKLDHDVNIQEFLGTSSQTIEDLSNQARLLQSQISETHKRLSYWTEFDKITNVEQLGQMENSLRESLNQIRTRKENIKKQQLVSLQCNNQFNEMNIPFRMSAEQHLQPLSWIANGDSQNIVLPEDSSMFIHKDVEGSASSSFGSYASYLGSSMKNEMSNSAQENGVLSDMSSTANMRLQLNGQFPYLPYNFNLLNNLKFQPTAEINPHENPVDYQVNGSLEAPRSGYDSNHHGWASTSGHCGVTMFDEQLYAQASSTKIHFGFT, encoded by the exons ATGGGCAGGGTAAAACTAAAGATAAAGAGGTTGGAGAACACCAATGGCCGGCAAGCAACATATGCTAAAAGGAAAAATGGAATTATGAAAAAAGCTGCTGAATTATCTATATTGTGTGATATAGATATCATACTTCTCATGTTTGCACCAAATGGAAAGCCTTCGGTATGTAGGGGGAGACGCAG CAACTTAGAGGAAGTTATTGCGAAGTTTGCTCAACTAACTCCTCAGGAAAGGGCAAAAAG GAAGTTGGAGACTCTTGAG GCACTGAAGAAAACGTTTAAGAAGTTAGATCATGATGTAAATATACAAGAATTTCTGGGTACAAG TAGTCAAACTATTGAG GATTTGAGTAATCAAGCCAGGTTATTACAGTCTCAAATTTCTGAAACTCATAAGAGATTAAG TTATTGGACTGAGTTTGATAAAATAACCAATGTGGAACAACTAGGACAGATGGAAAATTCACTCAGGGAGTCCCTTAATCAAATTCGAACCCGTAAG gaaaatataaaaaagcaGCAACTTGTGTCGCTGCAATGCAATAATCAG ttcaatgaaatgaatattcCCTTTAGAATGAGTGCAGAGCAGCATCTCCAACCTCTTTCATGGATTGCAAATGGTGACAGCCAAAATATAGTTTTGCCTGAGGACTCAAGCATGTTTATCCACAA AGATGTAGAGGGATCTGCAAGTTCATCTTTTGGGAGTTATGCGAGTTATCTTGGGTCAAGTATGAAGAATGAGATGTCTAACTCGGCACAAGAAAATGGGGTCCTCAGTGACATGAGCAGTACTGCAAATATGAGACTACAATTGAATGGACAGTTTCCATACCTGccatacaattttaatttactGAATAATTTGAAGTTTCAACCAACTGCAGAGATCAATCCACATGAAAATCCTGTAGATTATCAAGTGAATGGAAGCTTAGAAGCACCTAGATCTGGTTATGATTCTAATCACCATGGTTGGGCTTCCACATCTGGGCATTGTGGTGTTACTATGTTTGATGAGCAGTTGTATGCCCAGGCAAGCTCCACTAAAATTCACTTTGGCTTCACATAG